The nucleotide window GGCGGGACCGGCCGCCACGTCGAGCGATCTGGACAACAGCACCCCGACGACCCCGGACCCGGCGCCGATGAGGGGGGCCAGTAGCGCGATGCGGCCGGCGGTGCGCACCAGGAGCCGGGCGGCGGCGGCGGGAGCGGCGATCAGCGCGATCGCCAGGATCGCGCCGACGGCCGGCATCGCGGTGACCACGGTGGCGGTGATCAGCACGAGGGTGAGGAGCTCGATGGGCCAGTCCCGGTAGCCGGCCGCGCGGAACCCGGTGCGGTCGAAGGTGGAGAACAGGATTTCCTTGCCCAGGAACACGGCGACAAGCACCGCGACGGCCAGAGCCGCTGCGGCCAGGAGCACGTCACCGTCGGTGACCGTGAGGATCGAGCCGACCAGGTAGGACTCCACGTGCACGGGCAGGGTCGGGTTGAGGGCCTGCAGCAGCACACCGAGCGCGAATCCGGCGGTGAGCATGATGCCGGAGGCCACCTGGCTGCCCTGCCGGCGGACCCGGCCGAGCATGGTCATCACGGCCACGATCAGGGCGCTGGCGACGGCCGCGCCGAGCGGGATGCTGACCCCGAGCAGCGCAGCGGCCACGGCACCGGGGAAGGTGGCGTGAGTGAGCGCCTGGGCGAAGAACGTGCGCCGGCGCAACAGCACGAGGGTGCCGACCAGCCCGCTGAGCGCGCCGATCACAACGGCGGCGAGCAGGGCCTTCTCGAAGTAGCCCATCAGCGGGTCACCGTCCCCGGCTGCGGCTCGGGGCGGGCTGTGGCCGGCGCGGGGCGGCGCATCCGGTCGACCGCGACCCTGCCGAGGAGCACAAGCAGGTAGCCGGCGACAAGCACGAGCACGACGGTGGCGCCGCTGGGCAGGTCGATGCCGGCCGTGACGGAGGCTTCGAAGCCGAGCGTCAGGCCCAGCCACGCGCACAGCGCCGCGAACCCGGCGGCCAGCGGGAAGAGCAGCCAGAGCCGCACCGTGAGCAGCCGGGCGACGGCGCCGGGCACGATGAGCACGGCGAGCACAAGAAGGTTGCCGACGGCGCTGGAGGCCGCCACCACGACGAGGGCGATGGCCACGTTGAGAACCAGATCCAGCAGCAGCGTGCGATAGCCGACCGCGGCCACCGCGGTGCGGTCGAAA belongs to Cryobacterium sp. SO2 and includes:
- a CDS encoding metal ABC transporter permease, translated to MGYFEKALLAAVVIGALSGLVGTLVLLRRRTFFAQALTHATFPGAVAAALLGVSIPLGAAVASALIVAVMTMLGRVRRQGSQVASGIMLTAGFALGVLLQALNPTLPVHVESYLVGSILTVTDGDVLLAAAALAVAVLVAVFLGKEILFSTFDRTGFRAAGYRDWPIELLTLVLITATVVTAMPAVGAILAIALIAAPAAAARLLVRTAGRIALLAPLIGAGSGVVGVLLSRSLDVAAGPAIALTAAACFLIALGVSSLRSRAPGVHASARAGLRLES